A portion of the Corynebacterium jeikeium genome contains these proteins:
- a CDS encoding MFS transporter translates to MASRVMDRRQLDELDSMWKAPGLVPTLVAVMAAFGGWSLLMPVIPQAILDDGGGTSLAGAYTGVFMAATVLTQTQTPRMCRRLGYGMTMLISGLFLGLPTILHIFGTDAALVLIIAVLRGMGFGALTVAESALIAELVPMKFLGKASGVLGVAVGLSELIFLPLGLIIADKTGSYTPVYVLGAVISLVGSLMALFIPKIKPAPKEGKGGKEDVGDPVPGSAATQPSPVEHVATWKLVAIPALAICTIAMGFGGISAFLAPAAREIDLVSGAVVAGLSLSVLGGAQMVFRYFAGIYADRKSEAGILLIPALISGFIGLLMMSGVVLFDLSAWLLLVAAVFYGAGFGIVQNEALLLMFARLPRDRTAEASAFWNMSFDSGTGIGSFVLGAVAAAALRPYPAVFAFAAALLAVGLIGAVLDRIIGKHRVAEYQNTRATLRRLGDAVKRRTPEAAVRVARPAKNAVTRLTVRDRKKK, encoded by the coding sequence ATGGCGTCCCGGGTGATGGACCGCAGGCAGTTGGACGAACTGGACAGCATGTGGAAAGCGCCCGGACTAGTACCTACGCTAGTCGCCGTGATGGCCGCCTTCGGTGGCTGGTCACTCCTCATGCCTGTCATTCCGCAGGCAATTCTTGACGATGGCGGTGGAACCTCGCTCGCCGGTGCCTACACCGGTGTTTTTATGGCCGCTACCGTTCTCACACAGACGCAGACTCCACGTATGTGTCGCCGTCTTGGCTACGGCATGACCATGCTGATTTCAGGTCTGTTTCTGGGCTTGCCGACGATTCTGCACATCTTTGGCACCGATGCTGCTTTGGTGCTCATCATTGCGGTTCTCCGCGGTATGGGCTTCGGTGCGTTGACTGTCGCCGAGTCCGCATTGATTGCCGAGCTAGTGCCAATGAAATTTCTGGGTAAGGCCTCTGGCGTTCTCGGTGTGGCAGTTGGTTTATCTGAGCTCATTTTCTTGCCACTAGGACTAATCATTGCGGACAAGACGGGTTCTTACACCCCTGTTTATGTCTTGGGCGCCGTCATCTCGCTTGTCGGTTCGTTGATGGCACTCTTTATCCCGAAGATTAAGCCAGCGCCGAAGGAGGGCAAGGGCGGCAAGGAAGACGTCGGCGATCCTGTGCCCGGATCTGCAGCAACTCAGCCGAGCCCCGTTGAGCACGTTGCCACATGGAAGCTGGTGGCCATTCCCGCGCTCGCAATTTGCACGATTGCGATGGGCTTTGGTGGTATTTCCGCATTCCTTGCCCCGGCAGCTCGCGAAATCGATCTGGTCTCCGGTGCGGTTGTGGCTGGCCTGTCGCTGTCTGTTCTCGGTGGCGCGCAGATGGTGTTCCGTTATTTCGCAGGAATCTACGCCGACCGGAAGTCGGAGGCTGGAATTCTGCTGATTCCGGCATTGATCAGTGGTTTTATTGGTCTGCTGATGATGTCCGGCGTGGTTCTCTTTGATTTGTCGGCCTGGCTGCTGCTGGTTGCGGCCGTTTTCTACGGCGCGGGCTTCGGCATAGTGCAAAATGAGGCTCTGCTGCTGATGTTTGCCCGCCTGCCGCGTGACCGTACTGCTGAGGCCAGTGCCTTCTGGAACATGTCCTTTGACTCGGGCACTGGTATCGGCTCGTTCGTTCTGGGAGCCGTAGCCGCGGCTGCACTCCGTCCGTACCCGGCTGTCTTTGCCTTTGCGGCAGCTCTGCTGGCAGTTGGCCTCATTGGTGCGGTGCTCGACCGAATCATCGGAAAGCACCGCGTGGCGGAGTACCAGAACACCCGCGCTACGCTGCGTCGTCTGGGGGATGCCGTGAAGCGTCGTACGCCGGAGGCCGCTGTGCGTGTTGCCCGCCCGGCAAAGAATGCAGTGACGCGTTTGACGGTTCGGGACCGCAAGAAGAAGTAA
- a CDS encoding protein tyrosine phosphatase: MTTASVLSKSFAIVREDLHRLYGAACDAATIDSILDDVIAELSNSAKVTNFLPVLAEREATERIKAASGCKDFAPRQEILFADSRGSGRSQIATALAYHLVGDEVFIRTIGLNPEDGLNPRVVAALHDRGVDTSRLTQKAITPRVSHRADVVVLMGIDETPAVPGDRYVEWDVADPDSLTDDELQSLIDDIETRLRALFTEMDVAVA; encoded by the coding sequence ATGACTACCGCATCCGTTCTTAGTAAATCATTTGCCATTGTCCGCGAGGACCTTCACCGGCTCTACGGTGCAGCCTGCGATGCTGCGACCATCGATTCCATCCTCGACGATGTCATTGCAGAGCTGTCCAACTCTGCGAAGGTGACTAACTTCCTCCCCGTCCTCGCCGAACGCGAGGCCACCGAACGCATCAAGGCCGCGAGCGGATGCAAGGACTTCGCCCCGCGCCAAGAGATTCTCTTTGCCGATAGTCGCGGTTCCGGCCGTAGCCAGATTGCCACTGCCCTGGCCTACCACCTGGTTGGTGACGAAGTCTTTATCCGCACTATCGGCCTCAATCCAGAGGATGGCCTGAACCCTCGCGTCGTCGCGGCTCTTCACGACCGTGGCGTGGACACCTCACGCCTCACCCAAAAGGCGATTACTCCCCGCGTTTCCCACCGCGCCGATGTTGTCGTGCTCATGGGCATCGACGAGACACCAGCAGTCCCCGGCGACCGCTACGTGGAATGGGATGTCGCAGATCCGGACAGTCTCACAGACGATGAGCTGCAGTCGCTTATCGACGATATCGAAACCCGCCTGCGGGCTCTCTTCACCGAGATGGACGTCGCCGTCGCATAA
- a CDS encoding inositol monophosphatase, whose protein sequence is MDALEPRAMLAIAEAALDEVEGLFTQQVGADPVVMKPRGDFATETDLEIERRLRKLLTQYSGLPVYGEEFGGKVPEEHTAWVIDPIDGTTNYSNGFPLCAMLLTLMHEGEPVVGITSMPLLRRRITAAKGGGTFVNGRRVNIDAEAGRPVSIAFGSVIASTDGTLPRKWRQLLLSKVGERYPTIRITGSVGVDLGSTAMGAFGGTVTFSPHVWDNAAGVLQISEAGGVVTDLAGNPWRHDSVGVLAGTRDVHATLRSIIDQLGRPETFRS, encoded by the coding sequence ATGGATGCCCTGGAACCGCGGGCGATGCTCGCTATTGCTGAAGCGGCGCTCGATGAGGTTGAAGGCCTGTTCACGCAGCAGGTGGGCGCGGACCCGGTTGTCATGAAGCCGCGCGGAGATTTCGCGACGGAGACTGACCTGGAAATTGAGCGTCGTCTGCGCAAGCTCCTCACGCAGTATTCTGGGCTGCCCGTCTACGGCGAGGAATTCGGTGGCAAAGTCCCCGAGGAACATACCGCCTGGGTCATCGATCCGATTGACGGCACCACGAACTATTCCAACGGTTTTCCGCTGTGTGCCATGCTGCTCACACTCATGCATGAGGGGGAGCCGGTGGTTGGAATTACCTCCATGCCTCTGCTGCGCCGTCGTATCACCGCAGCTAAAGGTGGCGGAACGTTCGTCAACGGCCGTCGCGTCAACATCGACGCCGAGGCCGGCCGCCCGGTTTCGATTGCCTTCGGGTCCGTCATCGCGAGTACCGACGGCACACTCCCGCGCAAGTGGCGTCAACTGCTGCTGTCAAAGGTGGGCGAACGCTATCCGACGATCCGAATTACTGGCTCTGTCGGAGTGGACTTGGGTTCCACCGCGATGGGGGCATTCGGCGGCACCGTGACTTTCTCACCGCATGTGTGGGATAACGCAGCTGGTGTACTTCAGATTTCCGAAGCCGGTGGCGTGGTCACAGACTTGGCGGGCAATCCTTGGCGGCATGATTCCGTAGGCGTGCTGGCGGGAACTCGCGATGTTCATGCCACGCTGCGGTCGATTATTGACCAACTGGGTCGTCCGGAGACTTTCCGGAGCTAA
- the hisI gene encoding phosphoribosyl-AMP cyclohydrolase yields MTGLAPGAAAHGAGDDPREYTLPADIANIAKFNADGLIPAIVQEESTGRVLMMAWMDSHALAYTIATKRGTYWSRSRSEYWIKGLTSGHFQTVTSLALDCDGDTVLMQVVQDGAACHTGSHSCFDVHPVFEG; encoded by the coding sequence GTGACTGGTCTAGCCCCGGGCGCTGCAGCTCACGGCGCCGGCGACGATCCGCGTGAGTACACGCTCCCAGCAGATATCGCGAACATCGCCAAGTTCAACGCTGACGGCTTGATTCCCGCTATTGTGCAGGAGGAATCCACTGGCCGCGTGCTCATGATGGCGTGGATGGATTCCCACGCACTGGCATATACCATCGCTACCAAGCGCGGCACCTACTGGTCGCGCTCCCGGTCCGAGTACTGGATTAAGGGGCTTACTAGTGGCCATTTCCAGACCGTGACATCGCTGGCGTTGGACTGTGATGGCGATACCGTGCTGATGCAGGTAGTGCAGGACGGCGCGGCATGCCACACTGGCTCGCATAGCTGCTTTGACGTGCATCCCGTGTTCGAGGGCTAA
- the hisH gene encoding imidazole glycerol phosphate synthase subunit HisH: MEQVSPSTKTPTVAILDYGSGNLRSAERAVATTGAEVIVTADPKTVMEADGLLVPGVGAYAACMEGLHRVQGPRLIGSRLAGGRPVMGICVGMQVLFDRGVEYADGIHAAETDASAAVTGTPGCGEWPGTVERLEASILPHMGWNTVEVPEGSKMFKGLEDQRFYFVHSYGVRKWDLNTDSRIAPPLVTWSAHESDRFIAAVENGPLWATQFHPEKSGEAGLKLLQNWVDTL; the protein is encoded by the coding sequence ATGGAACAAGTCTCACCTTCGACGAAGACCCCGACCGTTGCCATCCTTGATTACGGCTCCGGTAATTTGCGTTCAGCTGAGCGCGCTGTGGCCACCACGGGTGCCGAGGTTATTGTGACCGCCGATCCGAAGACCGTGATGGAGGCCGATGGTCTGCTCGTTCCCGGCGTCGGCGCCTATGCCGCATGCATGGAGGGTTTGCATCGAGTACAAGGGCCGCGCCTGATCGGCTCTCGACTCGCAGGTGGTCGACCAGTGATGGGAATCTGCGTCGGTATGCAGGTGCTCTTTGACCGCGGCGTCGAGTACGCCGACGGCATCCACGCAGCGGAGACCGACGCATCCGCAGCTGTCACCGGCACCCCGGGTTGTGGTGAATGGCCCGGTACTGTCGAGCGTCTCGAGGCGTCGATTCTGCCGCACATGGGCTGGAACACGGTTGAAGTACCGGAAGGCTCAAAGATGTTTAAGGGACTGGAAGATCAGCGTTTTTACTTCGTCCACTCCTACGGTGTGCGCAAGTGGGACCTTAATACGGATTCTCGCATCGCTCCGCCGCTGGTGACGTGGTCTGCCCACGAATCCGATCGGTTTATCGCAGCCGTGGAAAACGGTCCGCTGTGGGCCACGCAGTTCCACCCTGAGAAGTCTGGTGAAGCAGGGTTGAAGCTGCTGCAGAACTGGGTGGACACGCTGTAG
- a CDS encoding histidinol-phosphate transaminase, with protein MSNQPENQPQPSVAKLALADLPLRDELRGEEAYGAPQLDVDVRLNTNENPYPPSDDLIADLVAQVEKVASDLNRYPDRDAVALRSALADYVTRQTGVDITVDQVWAANGSNEILQQLLQAFGGPGRSAMGFVPSYSMHPILSSGTQTEFIGIARDPETFDIDMDSALAAIAEHRPDVIFITTPNNPTGNLTTLADLRRIIEAAPGIVIVDEAYAEFTEEPSATTLLAEFPSKLVVSRTMSKAFDFAGGRLGYFVANPAFIDAVMLVRLPYHLSTLTQAAATVALRHSDATLSTVAKLADERDRVVAALNSYGYDVIDSYSNFVFFGRFADAATAWQSFLDEGVLIRDVGVPGRLRATIGLPSENDALLAAAKKLAATALA; from the coding sequence ATGAGCAACCAGCCTGAGAATCAGCCACAGCCGTCGGTAGCCAAGTTGGCGCTGGCAGATTTGCCACTGCGCGACGAACTGCGCGGCGAGGAAGCCTACGGTGCCCCGCAGCTCGACGTCGATGTTCGCCTGAACACCAACGAAAACCCGTACCCGCCATCCGATGACCTCATCGCCGACCTGGTGGCGCAAGTGGAGAAGGTCGCCTCTGACCTCAACCGCTACCCGGACCGTGACGCAGTAGCACTGCGCAGCGCACTCGCCGATTATGTCACCCGCCAGACCGGCGTGGACATCACCGTCGACCAGGTATGGGCCGCCAACGGCTCCAATGAGATTCTCCAGCAGCTGCTGCAGGCATTTGGCGGGCCGGGGCGCAGCGCAATGGGCTTTGTGCCCAGCTACTCGATGCACCCGATCCTCTCGTCCGGCACGCAGACGGAGTTCATCGGCATCGCCCGCGACCCGGAGACCTTCGACATCGACATGGATAGTGCGCTCGCGGCCATTGCCGAGCACCGTCCTGACGTCATCTTCATCACGACTCCGAACAACCCGACTGGCAATCTGACCACGCTCGCTGACCTGCGCCGCATTATTGAAGCCGCGCCGGGCATCGTCATTGTCGATGAGGCCTACGCCGAGTTCACTGAGGAGCCGTCGGCGACAACGCTGCTGGCTGAGTTCCCGTCGAAGCTGGTTGTCTCCCGTACGATGAGCAAGGCTTTCGACTTCGCCGGAGGCCGCCTCGGCTACTTCGTTGCTAACCCGGCATTTATTGATGCTGTGATGCTCGTACGTCTGCCATACCACCTGTCGACGTTGACGCAGGCCGCTGCCACGGTTGCACTTCGCCACTCGGATGCGACGCTGTCGACCGTCGCAAAGCTTGCCGACGAGCGTGATCGCGTCGTAGCCGCCCTGAACAGCTATGGCTACGACGTGATTGACTCGTACTCCAACTTCGTATTCTTCGGTCGTTTCGCCGATGCCGCGACGGCATGGCAGAGCTTCTTGGATGAGGGAGTACTCATCCGCGATGTTGGCGTGCCCGGTCGTCTCCGTGCCACTATTGGTCTGCCCAGCGAAAATGATGCGCTGCTGGCGGCGGCCAAGAAATTGGCAGCGACCGCGCTGGCTTAA
- a CDS encoding TIGR02234 family membrane protein, translated as MKSTTMLSGGLIGVAAAGMWLCSRSAWLTVDTVDDKSGPATTDLVGAVWAPELTSIALAMVAALFATTILGALGRRIVGGLAAVLAIAASWTPMTLLASGEDGVDSQRALDLLTSGSASQRASDAVTVADWAQISAIEVHAMGPALALLCCALALVGAVLLVRRPGTVKKQKSSAYETPEVRRQRIAEDLEEDPQSGRVLWDALDAGVDPTDLDKE; from the coding sequence ATGAAGTCGACAACGATGCTCTCCGGTGGCCTCATTGGTGTGGCCGCGGCGGGAATGTGGTTGTGCAGCCGAAGTGCGTGGCTGACGGTCGATACTGTTGATGACAAGTCTGGTCCGGCGACCACTGATTTGGTGGGCGCTGTCTGGGCTCCAGAGTTGACGTCGATTGCACTGGCAATGGTGGCTGCGCTGTTTGCCACCACCATTTTGGGCGCACTCGGCCGCCGTATCGTCGGTGGTCTCGCGGCGGTGCTCGCAATTGCGGCGTCGTGGACTCCGATGACTTTGCTTGCCAGCGGAGAAGACGGTGTGGACTCCCAGCGGGCACTGGATTTGTTGACATCGGGAAGCGCCTCACAGCGCGCCAGTGATGCGGTGACTGTGGCAGACTGGGCGCAGATCTCAGCGATTGAAGTGCATGCGATGGGGCCAGCCCTGGCCTTGCTGTGCTGCGCATTGGCGCTGGTCGGGGCGGTATTGTTGGTGCGTCGACCGGGTACTGTGAAGAAGCAGAAGTCCAGCGCGTATGAGACCCCGGAGGTACGCCGTCAGCGTATCGCCGAGGACCTGGAGGAAGACCCACAGTCGGGTCGAGTTCTGTGGGATGCTTTGGATGCCGGTGTAGATCCTACGGATCTGGATAAGGAGTAA
- a CDS encoding anthranilate synthase component I — MTRITMTTRERFRELAAHHRVVPVVRKVLADGETALSAYRKLAADRPGTFLLESSDVGQSWSRWSFIGCGSRAALTVDDAGEATWIGNAPSGAPEGGNPLDALRRTLELLHTELPLADDASVPKLTSGLVGYFGHDIVRYIEPQLPDTTDNDLQIPELMQLLVEDLAAFDHHEGVLWLISNAVNWDGSDERIDQAYDTACDRVNAMVERLSEPSDLRPAEVSFPEPVIRRQRAAEDHMDRIERCKDHIRAGDAFQIVLSQRFEMDTQASAFDIYRILRVSNPSPYMFLVNVPTKNFSDTAFQIVGSSPESLVAVQGSEVITNPIAGTRPRGATVEQDNALEADLLADEKENSEHLMLVDLGRNDLGRVCRPGSVVVHDFRHIERYSHVMHLVSTVTGELSSDATAVDAFAATFPAGTLSGAPKPSALSIIDKFEDTRRGVYGGTVGYFDFRGNTDQAIAIRTGVKKGDTVYVQAGGGIVSDSDPAAEDEETRNKAAAVLRAVAAAETLVPAERS; from the coding sequence ATGACTCGTATCACCATGACCACGCGTGAGCGCTTTCGTGAACTGGCTGCACACCATCGGGTCGTGCCCGTGGTTCGCAAGGTTTTGGCGGACGGCGAAACGGCGCTGTCGGCCTACCGCAAGCTCGCGGCCGATCGTCCCGGCACTTTCTTGCTGGAGTCCTCCGATGTGGGGCAGTCGTGGTCGCGCTGGTCATTTATCGGTTGCGGCAGTCGCGCCGCGCTGACGGTGGATGATGCGGGGGAGGCAACCTGGATTGGCAATGCGCCGTCGGGTGCGCCAGAGGGCGGAAATCCGTTGGATGCTCTGCGTCGTACGCTGGAGCTGCTGCACACGGAACTTCCGCTTGCCGACGATGCCTCGGTGCCCAAGCTCACCTCTGGTCTTGTCGGCTACTTCGGGCATGACATTGTCCGCTACATCGAGCCACAACTGCCGGATACCACTGACAATGATTTGCAGATTCCGGAGCTCATGCAGCTGCTGGTGGAGGACCTGGCTGCTTTTGACCACCACGAGGGTGTGCTGTGGCTGATTTCCAATGCAGTCAACTGGGATGGCTCGGACGAGCGGATTGATCAGGCGTATGACACCGCCTGTGATCGTGTCAATGCGATGGTGGAGCGGTTGTCAGAGCCTTCTGATCTGCGTCCGGCGGAAGTTAGCTTCCCAGAGCCAGTGATTCGTCGCCAGCGCGCCGCCGAGGACCACATGGATCGTATTGAGCGATGCAAAGACCACATCCGAGCTGGTGATGCGTTCCAGATTGTGCTCTCGCAGCGGTTCGAGATGGACACGCAGGCCTCCGCCTTTGATATCTACCGCATCCTGCGGGTTTCCAATCCGTCGCCCTACATGTTCCTGGTCAACGTTCCAACCAAGAACTTCTCCGATACTGCTTTCCAAATTGTCGGTTCCTCCCCGGAGTCACTCGTGGCAGTCCAGGGCAGTGAGGTCATCACCAACCCCATTGCGGGCACACGGCCGCGCGGTGCCACGGTGGAGCAGGACAATGCGCTGGAAGCTGATTTGCTGGCAGACGAGAAGGAAAATAGTGAGCATTTGATGCTCGTCGATCTTGGTCGCAATGACCTCGGACGTGTCTGCCGCCCGGGCAGTGTTGTTGTGCACGACTTCCGTCATATTGAGCGCTACAGTCACGTTATGCATCTGGTCTCTACCGTCACTGGCGAGCTTTCCAGCGACGCCACGGCTGTCGACGCATTCGCGGCCACCTTCCCAGCGGGAACGCTCTCAGGTGCGCCGAAGCCTTCCGCGCTGAGCATTATCGACAAGTTCGAGGACACGCGCCGGGGTGTCTACGGCGGCACCGTTGGATACTTTGACTTCCGGGGCAATACCGATCAGGCAATTGCCATCCGCACGGGTGTGAAGAAGGGTGATACGGTCTACGTTCAGGCTGGCGGCGGAATTGTCAGTGACTCTGACCCGGCGGCAGAGGATGAAGAGACCCGCAACAAGGCCGCGGCCGTGCTGCGAGCTGTCGCGGCAGCTGAGACACTAGTCCCAGCGGAAAGGAGCTAG
- the priA gene encoding bifunctional 1-(5-phosphoribosyl)-5-((5-phosphoribosylamino)methylideneamino)imidazole-4-carboxamide isomerase/phosphoribosylanthranilate isomerase PriA produces the protein MATTPKVEESRAPMSLTLLPAVDVADGQAVRLVQGAAGTETSYGAPLEAAMNWQNAGAEWIHLVDLDAAFGRGSNYDLLADVVGKLDVKVELSGGIRDNASLEAALATGCARVNIGTAALENPEWCREVIANYGDRVAIGLDVLNEEGQWRLRGRGWVSDGGDLWEVLERLDAQGASRFVVTDVSKDGTLQGPNVELLREVAAATDAPIVASGGVSSLDDIAAIATLVDEGVDSAIVGKALYAGRFTLEEALAVARG, from the coding sequence ATGGCCACAACGCCCAAAGTCGAAGAGAGTAGAGCCCCCATGAGTTTGACCCTGCTGCCCGCTGTAGACGTAGCCGATGGCCAGGCTGTGCGCCTTGTTCAGGGTGCTGCTGGAACCGAGACTTCCTACGGTGCACCGCTGGAAGCTGCCATGAATTGGCAGAACGCAGGCGCTGAGTGGATCCACCTGGTCGACCTCGACGCCGCGTTTGGTCGCGGTTCGAACTACGACCTGCTTGCCGACGTTGTGGGCAAGCTCGACGTGAAGGTAGAGCTCTCCGGCGGTATCCGTGACAACGCTTCGCTCGAAGCTGCGCTGGCCACCGGCTGCGCCCGTGTCAATATTGGCACCGCCGCACTGGAGAATCCGGAGTGGTGCCGCGAGGTTATCGCCAACTACGGCGACCGTGTAGCCATTGGTCTGGATGTTCTTAACGAAGAGGGGCAGTGGCGCTTGCGCGGCCGCGGCTGGGTCTCCGACGGCGGTGACCTCTGGGAGGTGCTGGAGCGCCTGGATGCTCAGGGTGCATCCCGTTTCGTGGTGACTGACGTCTCCAAGGACGGCACCCTGCAGGGGCCGAATGTGGAACTGCTGCGCGAGGTCGCTGCTGCTACCGATGCTCCAATCGTCGCTTCCGGCGGTGTCAGCAGCCTGGACGACATTGCAGCTATTGCCACACTGGTCGATGAGGGCGTTGACTCCGCAATTGTGGGTAAGGCGCTCTACGCAGGGCGTTTCACCCTGGAAGAGGCCCTGGCAGTAGCTCGCGGCTAA
- the hisF gene encoding imidazole glycerol phosphate synthase subunit HisF, whose protein sequence is MSLAVRVIPCLDVNNGRVVKGVNFENLRDAGDPVELARRYGEEGADELTFLDVTASKDGRGTMLDVVRRTASEVFIPLTVGGGVRSVEDVDQLLRAGADKVSVNTAAIARPELLSELSRRFGAQCVVLSVDARRVPEGGTPQPSGFEVTTHGGSRSAGIDAVEWARRGEELGVGEILLNSMDGDGTKDGFDLELLEKVRAAVDVPVIASGGAGKAEHFPPAVRAGANAVLAASIFHFGEVSIAEVKEEMAREGIEVRQ, encoded by the coding sequence ATGTCTCTGGCAGTACGCGTGATTCCTTGCCTGGATGTCAACAATGGGCGGGTCGTCAAGGGGGTTAACTTTGAGAATCTCCGTGATGCCGGCGATCCGGTGGAGCTGGCTCGCCGCTATGGCGAGGAGGGCGCTGATGAGCTGACCTTCCTGGATGTCACGGCTTCCAAGGATGGCCGTGGCACCATGCTCGACGTGGTGCGTCGCACCGCAAGTGAGGTCTTCATTCCGCTGACGGTCGGCGGTGGCGTGCGCAGCGTCGAGGATGTCGATCAGCTGCTCCGCGCCGGAGCTGACAAGGTCAGTGTCAATACCGCTGCGATCGCACGTCCAGAACTGCTCAGCGAGCTGTCGCGCCGCTTCGGTGCGCAGTGTGTCGTCCTGTCGGTGGATGCCCGCCGCGTTCCCGAGGGAGGCACGCCGCAGCCGTCGGGCTTCGAGGTGACGACGCACGGTGGTTCACGCTCGGCGGGGATCGACGCCGTCGAGTGGGCACGCCGCGGCGAGGAGCTCGGGGTCGGCGAGATTCTGCTGAACTCCATGGACGGCGACGGCACCAAGGACGGTTTCGACCTGGAGCTTCTGGAGAAAGTCCGCGCTGCCGTCGACGTCCCGGTGATTGCCTCTGGCGGTGCGGGCAAGGCAGAGCACTTCCCGCCAGCAGTGCGCGCCGGCGCCAACGCGGTGTTGGCCGCATCCATTTTCCACTTCGGCGAGGTCAGCATTGCTGAGGTTAAGGAAGAGATGGCCCGCGAGGGAATCGAGGTGCGCCAGTGA
- the hisB gene encoding imidazoleglycerol-phosphate dehydratase HisB — MHFSDKDHLEAERTERVGRVERATRESSIVCSVNLDGTGKTDISTGLPFFDHMLTAFGSHGSFDLTVHANGDTEVDAHHTVEDTGIVMGQAFAQALGDKSGIRRFGDCYIPMDETLAHAVVDVSGRPYFVGTGEPEQMLTAVIGGHYATVINEHFFESFALNARIALHVRCLYGRDPHHITEAEYKAVARALRAAVEDDPRVHGVPSTKGTL, encoded by the coding sequence ATGCACTTCAGTGATAAGGACCATCTGGAGGCAGAGCGCACTGAGCGCGTTGGCCGTGTCGAGCGCGCCACCCGCGAATCGAGCATCGTCTGCTCGGTGAATCTCGATGGCACCGGCAAGACCGATATTTCGACCGGTCTGCCGTTCTTCGACCACATGTTGACCGCTTTCGGCTCCCACGGCAGCTTCGACCTGACTGTGCACGCCAACGGCGACACCGAGGTCGATGCGCACCACACGGTGGAGGATACCGGCATTGTGATGGGGCAGGCCTTCGCCCAGGCGTTGGGGGACAAGTCTGGTATTCGTCGCTTTGGTGACTGCTATATCCCGATGGATGAAACGCTGGCACACGCAGTGGTTGATGTGTCTGGTCGCCCGTACTTCGTTGGCACTGGCGAACCAGAGCAGATGTTGACTGCCGTCATTGGTGGTCACTACGCAACGGTTATCAACGAGCATTTCTTTGAGTCCTTCGCCCTAAATGCCCGTATTGCGCTGCATGTTCGCTGTCTCTACGGGCGCGATCCGCACCACATCACCGAGGCTGAGTACAAGGCTGTGGCCCGTGCCCTGCGTGCTGCCGTCGAGGACGACCCGCGCGTCCACGGTGTGCCGTCGACCAAGGGCACTCTGTAG